Proteins encoded together in one Polaribacter reichenbachii window:
- a CDS encoding helix-turn-helix domain-containing protein, protein MEHFKTLSTYLDYLELPRPEHPMLSVFNSKGDGYLPCPRESSPPITNDCYSISLKKFVKGDLNYGRTKYDFTNGALIFIAPRQILQWDSSVVFERKGFSINFHEDFLKGTELAQQIKKYGFFSYSVNEALHLSPKEEKQIESIVENIEIEYQNNQDAFSKEIIISQLSTLFKYANRFYERQFLNRKELSNNLLERFNLQLSEYFELGVLQEKGIPNIEQIAHKMSVSQRYLSDTLKKETGKTTTEHLHLRLIDEAKNILLKPNKSISEVAYELGFEYPQYFSRLFKKKEGVSPTEYREKYKLN, encoded by the coding sequence ATGGAGCACTTTAAAACATTATCGACTTATCTAGATTATTTAGAACTACCGAGACCAGAACACCCTATGTTGAGTGTTTTCAACTCAAAAGGCGATGGTTATTTACCTTGTCCAAGAGAAAGTTCGCCACCAATTACAAACGATTGCTATTCCATTAGCTTAAAGAAATTTGTAAAAGGCGACTTAAACTACGGACGAACAAAATATGATTTTACCAATGGAGCTTTAATTTTCATTGCACCAAGGCAAATTCTACAATGGGATAGTAGCGTGGTTTTTGAGCGAAAAGGCTTTTCAATAAACTTCCACGAAGATTTTTTGAAAGGAACAGAATTAGCACAACAAATAAAAAAATATGGTTTCTTTTCCTATTCAGTAAATGAAGCATTACATCTTTCGCCAAAAGAAGAAAAGCAAATAGAATCGATAGTTGAAAATATTGAAATAGAATACCAGAACAACCAAGATGCCTTTAGCAAAGAAATTATCATTTCTCAATTAAGTACGCTTTTTAAGTATGCCAATCGATTTTATGAAAGACAGTTTTTGAATAGAAAAGAATTATCAAATAACTTGTTGGAGCGATTTAATCTACAATTATCTGAATATTTTGAATTAGGAGTACTACAAGAAAAAGGGATTCCAAACATAGAACAAATAGCTCATAAAATGTCTGTTTCGCAACGCTATTTAAGTGATACACTAAAAAAAGAAACAGGAAAAACGACTACCGAACATTTACACTTGCGTTTAATTGATGAAGCAAAGAATATTTTATTGAAACCGAACAAAAGTATTTCGGAAGTAGCATACGAGTTGGGATTTGAATATCCGCAATATTTCTCACGACTATTTAAAAAGAAAGAAGGTGTAAGCCCAACAGAATACAGAGAAAAATATAAACTAAACTAA
- a CDS encoding SDR family oxidoreductase, translated as MNTTQFGKKGWTPDRIANLTDKTFVITGTTSGTGFEAAKILLSKGAKVVMLNRNPKKAEDSIATLKQELGKDIEVTNIQMDLSKQTSVKKAAEEVIKTVPQIDALICNAAIAQVPKQTLTVDGWESQMGTNYYGNWTLQALLFPLIEKSKGRIVTVGSLGYDMGIKTIKFDDLNWNKDYTPNNAYSQSKLAQIMSVYELQDRLKKVDKSDVKAYACHPGSSRTNLINTSGSFMMKFIFNLMKLSPLTQSAEKGAYPQLMCATEPNLDQSSFYGPTGRNNWTGPVGAHKLESHAKDKRVAKRLWELSEKETGIKWNF; from the coding sequence ATGAATACAACTCAATTTGGTAAAAAAGGTTGGACGCCAGACAGAATTGCAAATTTGACAGATAAAACATTTGTAATAACAGGAACTACAAGCGGAACAGGATTTGAAGCAGCAAAAATATTACTATCAAAAGGAGCAAAAGTGGTAATGCTTAATAGGAATCCTAAAAAAGCAGAAGACAGCATCGCAACATTAAAACAAGAATTGGGTAAAGACATTGAAGTAACTAACATTCAAATGGACTTATCCAAACAAACCTCTGTAAAAAAAGCAGCAGAAGAAGTTATAAAAACAGTTCCTCAAATTGATGCACTTATTTGCAATGCAGCAATTGCACAAGTACCTAAACAAACGCTAACTGTTGACGGTTGGGAAAGTCAAATGGGAACAAATTATTATGGAAATTGGACATTGCAAGCTTTATTGTTCCCACTTATTGAGAAATCCAAAGGACGAATTGTAACGGTAGGAAGTTTGGGATATGATATGGGAATTAAAACCATCAAATTTGACGATTTGAATTGGAATAAAGATTACACACCTAATAACGCTTATAGTCAAAGCAAATTAGCTCAAATTATGTCTGTCTATGAACTACAAGATCGATTAAAAAAAGTAGATAAATCAGATGTTAAAGCTTACGCTTGTCATCCTGGTTCTTCAAGAACCAACTTGATAAATACTAGTGGTAGTTTTATGATGAAATTCATCTTTAATCTAATGAAATTGTCGCCATTAACACAATCGGCTGAAAAAGGTGCTTATCCGCAATTGATGTGTGCTACAGAACCTAATTTAGACCAAAGTAGTTTTTATGGTCCAACGGGAAGAAATAATTGGACTGGTCCCGTTGGAGCACATAAATTAGAATCACACGCAAAAGATAAAAGAGTAGCAAAACGGCTATGGGAACTTTCGGAAAAAGAAACAGGTATAAAATGGAATTTCTAA
- a CDS encoding M23 family metallopeptidase, producing the protein MKYLLLLSYLLIITSCKNIGEPKNGTEKPIKEIPPKLKESTFPLATNVSFLSNLINANNKNYLAYELNIFNNFKTSIALKKVEIFDLSSTEVPIATFDSSYINKNLERPKLRGDNDLKIISANQFGVLNLNLKFKDVKNIPVKIFHRLHFNINKSDEESIAYTFESTILDIPNKIKLTLGLPFNKKGKWLYEAEGHKNSRFFLNGAVIYPQRFALDWIFVNDDGKFAKNNIKQNKNWYSYGLEIVSVADGVVVDIKDNIIENEPLSEEMAVRITSKTISGNYVIIDIGNDLYALYGHLIPNSLKVNIGDKIKKGQIIGLLGNSGNSDLPHLHFHIESKSNVAMGGEGMPYHLKEFIQLKNYSQEEVSALFYSNHVPLDSLCSVKKTNEFPVGFGLVEIK; encoded by the coding sequence ATGAAGTATTTATTACTATTAAGTTATCTCTTAATAATTACAAGTTGCAAAAACATTGGAGAACCAAAAAATGGTACTGAAAAACCTATTAAAGAGATTCCACCTAAACTTAAAGAATCTACTTTTCCGCTTGCAACCAACGTTTCCTTTTTAAGCAATTTAATTAATGCAAATAATAAAAATTATCTCGCATACGAATTAAATATTTTCAATAATTTTAAAACATCTATAGCATTAAAAAAAGTTGAAATATTTGATTTATCATCAACCGAAGTACCTATTGCTACTTTTGATTCTTCCTACATAAATAAGAATCTTGAACGACCTAAATTAAGAGGTGATAATGACTTAAAAATAATTTCTGCAAATCAATTTGGAGTTCTTAATTTGAACCTAAAGTTTAAAGACGTTAAAAATATTCCTGTAAAAATATTTCACAGACTTCATTTTAATATAAATAAAAGTGATGAAGAATCTATAGCATACACTTTTGAATCAACAATTTTAGATATTCCAAATAAAATAAAACTCACATTAGGGCTACCATTTAATAAAAAAGGAAAATGGTTGTATGAAGCAGAAGGACATAAAAACAGTAGATTTTTTTTAAATGGAGCAGTGATATATCCGCAACGTTTTGCTCTTGATTGGATTTTTGTGAACGATGATGGAAAATTTGCAAAAAACAATATTAAACAAAATAAAAACTGGTACAGCTATGGTCTAGAAATAGTGTCTGTTGCTGATGGAGTTGTTGTAGATATAAAAGATAATATCATAGAAAATGAACCACTATCAGAAGAAATGGCTGTGCGTATTACTAGCAAAACAATTTCTGGTAATTATGTAATCATTGATATTGGGAATGACTTATATGCGCTTTATGGGCATTTAATACCGAATAGTCTTAAAGTAAACATAGGAGATAAAATCAAAAAAGGACAAATAATAGGCTTATTGGGCAACAGCGGAAATTCTGACTTACCGCATTTACATTTTCATATAGAATCTAAAAGTAATGTTGCTATGGGTGGAGAAGGAATGCCTTATCATCTTAAAGAATTTATACAATTAAAAAACTATTCTCAAGAAGAAGTGTCGGCATTATTTTACAGCAACCACGTTCCATTAGATTCTTTATGCTCAGTTAAGAAAACTAATGAATTTCCTGTTGGATTTGGATTAGTGGAAATAAAATAA